ATTAGCCCGCTTGGATGGCCAGTTAGTACCTATTCTTATCTGGGGAGGATTGTTTTATTATTATAAATGGCATAACATATTCAAAAAGAGAATCACATCATAAATCGACTGCCACTGTCAATGAAGCAAGTTATAGTGATAAATTTTGTAGTGTTTGACTTTATATAGACATAAGTATATATTCTACTCCCATGAAAAAAAACAGCTCAAACAATAACGGAGATAGCTCGACTTCCGGTAAATGCGTTCACTGCAGCGGCAAATGCTGCCGTTATACTTTAGTCGATTTGCCGACTCCCAGAAGCAGGCTCGATTTCGATAATTATGCCTGGTATTTAGCTCATGAAAATCTGGCTATTTATAAGGATGGCAAGCAATGGTACTTGGCTATTAATACCAAATGCCGCTATCTTAATGATGATAATAAATGCGATGTCTATGAAAAACGCTTCCAAGCCTGCCGCGACCATACTGATGACAACTGCGAATATGACGGCATTTATGAACCGGATTTAACTTTTACTTGCCCCTTTGAACTGCTTAAATTTGCTGAGAAAAGATTTAAAAAGATGGGCAAGAAAAAACCAAAGCGGAAAGCCTCAGTTAATAAATAATCTTATATTTTGCAGCTGGAACATAAAAAAACTCCCGATCAAAATCGACCGGGAGTTGAAGTTTACTTTATATTTTCAGCTTAGAAAGCCCAAGTTACGCGGGCGCCGATATCAATCGACTGGGTAGTATTCTTACCCATAACGGTGTAGAGACCTTCAACCTTAAACGCTGCTTTCGGATTGATATTATACTCCAGCGAAGGACCAACCTTGAACCATTGCGTTTTGCTGTCTGGCCAGGTAACATCGCTGTATGTATCATCGCTGCCCCAGCCGGTTTGAATTTCCAAGCCCGGCGTCATCTGTTCATTGGCATGATAACCAAAAGTCATATTAGCCCAGATTTCATTGCCTGGCTTATAATTGGTATCCGAATTTTCCATACGGAGATTGTACCAGGCGGAAACCTCAAACTGATAAGGAGCTTTTTCCATAGCCCAGGCAAGTCCGGGACGAAGATTCATCTGGTCATTGCTTAAGCCATCGCCGCCGGTCGGCAAGTCAGCCCAGAACCAGACCGACAGATAAGTTCCTTTCTTATGGTCATCAATAACCCAGTAGGCAGCTGACAACTGAAGGTCGCCCAAGCCCGATTTCGAATCGCCAAGTGACGGGCTGTAAGACATAAACGGAATAGACGCGCTTGCCTGCCAACGCTTAT
Above is a window of Candidatus Zixiibacteriota bacterium DNA encoding:
- a CDS encoding transporter; translation: MKILLTISCVILLVGSAFAIDSYVPYEPGVYLQGYPTYMTASNWYDSDGESADMGGTWSLLRFGFEPTYFGMMGDKRWQASASIPFMSYSPSLGDSKSGLGDLQLSAAYWVIDDHKKGTYLSVWFWADLPTGGDGLSNDQMNLRPGLAWAMEKAPYQFEVSAWYNLRMENSDTNYKPGNEIWANMTFGYHANEQMTPGLEIQTGWGSDDTYSDVTWPDSKTQWFKVGPSLEYNINPKAAFKVEGLYTVMGKNTTQSIDIGARVTWAF
- a CDS encoding YkgJ family cysteine cluster protein — encoded protein: MKKNSSNNNGDSSTSGKCVHCSGKCCRYTLVDLPTPRSRLDFDNYAWYLAHENLAIYKDGKQWYLAINTKCRYLNDDNKCDVYEKRFQACRDHTDDNCEYDGIYEPDLTFTCPFELLKFAEKRFKKMGKKKPKRKASVNK